DNA from Dokdonella koreensis DS-123:
CGGATTATCGTTGCCGGCGATGGCAATGAACAGGACGCTAGCGCGATCGCGTCGCACCGGCTGATACGCGCCGGCCGGGGCGACGGGGCCGGCCGGGCCGACGCGGAAGGGGGTGGCCCTTGAACCGGGGGCAGCCGCTTGTTAGCGTGCAGGCCGCCGGTTGACCGGTTTTCCGCTGGTTCGATGAACGCCCCGCCAGTCCATCCGCTCGACGCCCGCGCCCGGCACCTGCTGCGCACGCTGATCTCGCACTACATCAGCGACGGCCAGCCGGTCGGCTCGCGCACGCTCGCCAAGTCCTCGGGCCTGGACGTCAGTCCGGCGACGATCCGCAACGTGCTGGCGGACCTGGAGGAGGTCGGCCTGGTCGCGGCGCCGCATACCTCGGCCGGCCGCGTGCCGACCGCGCAGGGCTACCGCGTGTTCGTCGACAGCCTGCTGGAGATGCAGCCGCCCGACGAGGAGCAGCTGGCGCAGCTGCGGCGCGAGCTGCCGACCGACGCGGCGACGCCGGACCTGCTCAACAGCGCCACCTCGCTGCTGTCGGAGATGACCCACTTCGTCGGCGTGGTCAGCGTGCCGCGGCGCGAGGAGTTCCCGTTCCGCCACATCGATTTCGTCATGCTCGATCCCGGCCGGCTGCTGGTGATCCTGGTGTTCACCGACGGCCAGGTGCAGAACCGCGTCGTCAGCACGCAGCGGTCCTACGGCGCCGGCGAGCTCGAGCAGATCGCCAACTTCCTCAACAGCCAGTTCGCCGGCATGCGCATCGACGACATCCGCGCCCGGCTGCTGCGCGAGATGCGCGAGGAGGGCGTGCGCCTGAACCGGCTGCTCAGCGCAGCGGTGGACGTGGCCGCCCAGGCGTTCCAGGCCAGCACCGACAGCGACATGCTGGTCTCCGGCCAGACCCGCCTGATGGGCCGGCAGGACCAGGGCGACATCGACCGCCTGCGCGAGCTGTTCGAGGCGTTCCAGCGCAAGCGCGACCTGCTGCAGCTGCTGGAGCGCTGCGCCCGGGCCGAGGGCGTGCGCCTGTTCATCGGCGAGGAATCGGGTTTCGCGGCGCTCGACGGCTTCTCGCTGGTCACGGCGCCGTATGGCGTCCACGGCCGGATCCTGGGCGTGCTCGGCGTGATCGGCCCGACGCGCATGGCCTACGAGCGGGTGATCCCGATGGTCCAGGCCACCGCCCAGATCATCTCCGGAACCTTGAACCGCGCGCAGCCGGCACAATAAGTGCCCGACAATCGAATACTTGCCTCCGGCACATCGGGCCGGCGGCGTTTTTTTGACAGGTGGAGAGCCATGATGGAAAGCACCGATCCAGCCGGCAGCCGGCCGCCCGAGGGCACGTCCTCGCCGTCGGACGAAGGCATCGCCGATCTCGATCGCCTCACCGCGCAGCTGGCCGAGGCCGAGCGCAACCTCGCCGACATGCGCGATACCGTGCTGCGCGAGCGTGCCGAGATCGAGAACCAGCGCCGCCGCCTCCAGCGTGACCTGGAGCAGGCGCGGCGTTTCGCCAACGAGAAGCTCCTGGCCGACCTGCTGCCGGTGCTCGACAACCTCGAGCGCGGCCTGGCGGCGCCCGGCACCGACTACGCGGCCCTGCGCGGCGGCGTCGAGCTGACGCTGCGCGAGCTCACGAAGGTGGTCGAGACCAACGGCCTGAAGGTGATCGATCCGGTCGGCTCGGCATTCGATCCGGAGCAGCACCAGGCGATGCAGATGGTCGCGTCGGCCGAGCATCCGGCCGGTGCGGTCGTGGCCGTCTTCCAGAAGGGCTATATCCTCAACGACCGGCTGCTGCGGCCGGCCCTGGTGACGGTGGCCAAGGCGGACGACTGAGGCGAGGGGAACGCCGGCGCCGCAGCGCGCCGGTGTCGTCGTTCATGGGGAGGACCATTCCGGCTGCCGCTCGTGCACTCGGAAGTTCAGAAAATCGCCCCGATAATCGCGTCCCCACTTTCGATCCGTGCCTGCCGCAAGCGGCGGGATTGAATGGGAAAACGCTTGAAAGCGGGGTGCAGACCCCCAGATTCTGCGCCAGCAACGGTCACAGCGACCGAAACCACTTCGCGGGAGAGAGTAGACAGTCATGGGCAAGATCATCGGTATCGACCTCGGCACCACCAATTCGTGTGTCGCGGTCATGGAAGGCACGACGGCGCGCGTCATCGAGAACTCCGAGGGCGATCGCACGACACCGTCGGTGGTCGCCTTCAAGGACAACGAGGTCGTCGTCGGCGCGACTGCCAAGCGGCAGGCGGTGACCAATCCCAAGAACACCTTCTACGCCGTCAAGCGGCTGGTCGGCCGCAAGTTCACCGACGCCGAGGTGCAGAAGGACATCGGCATCGTGCCGTACAAGATCGTCGCGCACGACAACGGTGACGCCTGGATCGAGACCGCCGACGGCAGGAAGATGGCGCCGCCGGAAATCTCGGCGAAGGTGCTGATGAAGATGAAGAAGACCGCCGAGGACTTCCTCGGCGAGCCGGTCACCGAGGCCGTCATCACGGTGCCCGCCTACTTCAACGACAGCCAGCGCCAGGCGACCAAGGATGCCGGCCGCATCGCCGGCCTCGACGTCAAGCGCATCATCAACGAGCCCACCGCGGCCGCGCTGGCCTACGGCCTCGACAAGAAGGGCGGCGACCGCAAGATCGCCGTCTACGACCTCGGCGGCGGCACGTTCGACGTGTCGATCATCGAGATCGCCGAGGTCGACGGCGAGCGTCAGTTCGAGGTGCTGGCCACCAACGGCGACACCTTCCTCGGCGGCGAGGACTTCGACAAGCGCGTC
Protein-coding regions in this window:
- the grpE gene encoding nucleotide exchange factor GrpE, with amino-acid sequence MESTDPAGSRPPEGTSSPSDEGIADLDRLTAQLAEAERNLADMRDTVLRERAEIENQRRRLQRDLEQARRFANEKLLADLLPVLDNLERGLAAPGTDYAALRGGVELTLRELTKVVETNGLKVIDPVGSAFDPEQHQAMQMVASAEHPAGAVVAVFQKGYILNDRLLRPALVTVAKADD
- the hrcA gene encoding heat-inducible transcriptional repressor HrcA — protein: MNAPPVHPLDARARHLLRTLISHYISDGQPVGSRTLAKSSGLDVSPATIRNVLADLEEVGLVAAPHTSAGRVPTAQGYRVFVDSLLEMQPPDEEQLAQLRRELPTDAATPDLLNSATSLLSEMTHFVGVVSVPRREEFPFRHIDFVMLDPGRLLVILVFTDGQVQNRVVSTQRSYGAGELEQIANFLNSQFAGMRIDDIRARLLREMREEGVRLNRLLSAAVDVAAQAFQASTDSDMLVSGQTRLMGRQDQGDIDRLRELFEAFQRKRDLLQLLERCARAEGVRLFIGEESGFAALDGFSLVTAPYGVHGRILGVLGVIGPTRMAYERVIPMVQATAQIISGTLNRAQPAQ